The Stigmatella ashevillena genomic sequence AGTCTGGAGCGCGGTGCCATCTATCCTTGCGGACCTGATCCGTCAGCTCCGCCGCCTCCTCTGGCCACGGCTTGCTGGATGCGCGCTCCACTCACAGAAGCTATCGGTGCCAGCCATGGCGGTCCCAAGAGGAAGGTGTCCTCGGAGGCGGCGGGTTTCGAACCCGCATCAAGGCGGAAGCAAACCGCCAAGCAGGTCGCGCTGTTACCGGCTAATGCCTTGCTCTCTCATCGGTTCGTTCTGCTGCCCCATCCCGTCTCGTCCCGTCTCGTCCCGTTCTCATCCGCGCTGGAGGGGCACACTGGGGGCACATGCGGCCCAACAGGGGCAATTTGCTTGGACACAAGCGGACTGAGTTTCCCCGGTCTCCCAGGGCTCACGAGAACCCCGTGGGAGGCGGACAGTAGGGTGTGCCCTGGCAAGGTGTGGCAGGGGAGGAGCGGGTGGAGGAGCGCGGGTGGGCGTACCCGAGAAGTCGACGAGCGCGCCCGCTTCAAGGCGCCGGCGTCGCGGCCGCGAGGCCGGCGGCGGCCCGCCCGATCCGCTCCAAGATCTCGCCCTCTTCCTCGTCAGAGATGTCGTGCTCGACCCCGGCGTACTCGCGCAGCTCCGCGGTGTACCCGGCGCGCCGCAGCTCGGCGATCGAGGCGCGCGCGCCTCGGGTCGGCACCGCCAGGTCGGAGGCGCCGTGGAAGGCCGCGACCGGCGGGAGTGTCGCCGGGCGCGGCCCCGAGCTGAGCGCCACCGACGGGTAGAGCGACGGCGGGAGCAGGCCGCTGATGGGGAAGGCGGCCACCAGCGCCTCGGGGTGGGTGACCGCCAGGGCGAAGGTCATGATGCCGCCCTGCGAGAAGCCGGTGACGAGGGGCTTGCCGACGGTGGGGCGGGCGGCTACCAGGGCGGCGAGCGCAGCGGCGATCCGATCGGCTTCCCGCGTAACCAGGGGCGCTGCGACGTCGTCGCGGACGGAGTCGTACCAGATGTACATGCCGCCGCTCGGGTGGCCATACGGGAGGATGAGGCGGGCGCGGCGGCGGTAGCGCCGGAGCAGCTGGAGGAAGTCCGCGGGGTCCCCGCCCATGGGGTGCAGCGCGACGATCATCGGCACCCGCTCGTCAGGTCGCGCCCCGCCCGTCATGTGCTCGAGGTAGCGCACGCCCGCGATCTCGCCCCGGGTGGTGCTCCCCGGCTCTCCCGCCGGCGGCAGAGGCGCGACCGGCCCCGCTGACGGCGTCTCCGACGGCGGACGCACGGCCGCCGACCCTGCGGGCGGCGCCGACGCCGGCTTGCAGCTGCACCCAGGCCCCGCTAGGAGGACCACGCCGATGGAGAGGAGCAGGCGCAAGGGAAAGGGATCGGCCGACGGGTGGCGCATCGGTACAACATCATTACGTAAAGTGCTCCATACCAGGATGAACAGCCGTACCCGGAGCTTGTCGAGAGCTAACTGCCCTTGCTCGGTTCGGGTTGAAGAACCAGCTCCGCATCGATGGAGATCTCGATGTTGTCTCCCACGACGACACCGGCTCCCTCGCCCGGGAATTCCCAACGAAGGCCAAAGTCCTTCCGATTGACGGCTCCGGTGGCCTCGACCGCGCGGCGTATGCCTCCGGCATGATTGAACGGGGGCGAAAGTGTGACAGCGAGAGTCACCGGCTTGGTGATGCCGTGCATGGTCAGGTTGCCCATCATCGCGTACGAGGTGGCGCCCGACTTACTTACGCTGGTTGAAGCAAAGGTGATTCCCGGGAACTTGGCAACGTCGAAGAAGTCTGGACTCTTGAGGTGCGCGTCACGCTCCTCCACGCCCGTCGTGATGGTGCTCACATCAATGGTCGCGTTGGCCCTGGTATTGGCGAGGTTTCCTTCATCCAGGGTGAGGGTTCCGGAAGGCTTGTGAAACATGCCGCGCACGTTGGTGAACACGTGTTTGCAGGAGAACTGCGCCGAAGAGTTTTCTGGGTCCAGCACCCAATTCGAGGTCTGAGGAACAGCTGGGACTGAAAGTTTGTCCGTGGCCGTGGGGGCTGCACGGGCGGGCGCGGGGTCTCCGGAGCTGCAGGCAGAGATTAACAATAGAGAGATCACGGCGAGTGCTGAGGGGTGCATAGGAAGAGCCTCTGCAGGCAAGTGACACAGGCCTGCCTGGGGTTTCATTTCTCTTGCTGAGAGAAATTCCCGCCGGCCTCATGGAGGTGGCTCTCGTGCCGGTGCTGGCGGGCGTGGAGGGTACGCCGCGGTGACTGGGCCGCGTGAGGACGCCAAACTGCAGGCGAAGCCACAGTCTCCTGGCGACAGCTACCCCTTTAAGATTGCTGGGCTTCTCGGGATGGAGGCGGCGGGATTCGAACCCGCGCCGGGCGGTGCGAAACCTCTAGCAGAATCGCGCCCATACCTCGTAACCGCCCGGAATGACTTGGAGTCGATATCCCGCCGCGTCCCGTTTCGTCCCGTCCTGTCCCACCCCATTCCGCAGGCTCCTGCGACATACGTGCAACATGGCGGAGGCCGAACCCTCGCGTCCACGGGGCATACGCGGCCCCTGTCCCGCGGCTTTCGGCAACGACCTGAAGGCGTGTACCTCGCCCCCTGCGCGGGCCTTTGCGCCAGCCTGCCCGAGCTCGTGTCGTGCGAGGGAGCAACCTACGGCCATGCAGTCACCCTGTCAGCCAGGGCTGCAATGGCCGCAGCAGCCCGGCCCGGTCCAGCAGTTCGTGGACGCGAGCGGCCAGTGCAACGTGCTCCGGGTTGGAAGCGCTGAACCGCTCGGGAGTGAGTATGACGAGGGTGCCCTTGTCCTCGACGGGCTCGATCCGAACGGGGGCGGGCAGGGGGGGCACCGTGCCACGCAGTCGCGAGAAGTACATCATCCAGCCTACGAAGGTGCCTGGATGTGGGAACCCCTTCACCGCCATCTGCCGGTGCGCCTCGGATGTAGACACTCCCCATTCTGGGTCCCAGGCCAGGGCCATGGCGCGCAACACCTCGGTCATCACGGGAGCGGTCAGCACCCGCTCCCCAATGAGCCCCTCATCGTAAGGCCTGAGCACGCAGGTGGACGGAAGGTGGAGGGAGGAATGACCGCAGTTGCCATCAACGCCGGATGTCTCCTCCAGGCTGTCGCCTGTCCACAGGTGGAAGGAGAAGCCATCACCTATCCGATGCTCCTTCTGTGCGAACAGCTTCTGGAAGTTCTCCGCATCTGTGGTGAACAGGCGTTCGCGTGCTTTCTCGAAGGAACCTGCCGGCTCATACCAGCGGGTCCACGCTGGGTCGCAGCGCCCCAGGAGGTGGAAGAACCGCTCCGCGCTCCGCGCGCAAGCCTCGGCGGATTCAGGCCGGTCGAGCCAGTAGGAGCCAGCGTAATACGTTTCTATCATCGGAGGGCTACTCCTCACGGGAGTGGGGTCGGGGGAACATGGACGACCTCGATAGGGAGACCGGCGCCCTCGAACATCTTCCTGAGTGCACCTGCGAACTTCTCCTCAGCGACGATCCACCGGATGGGCGTCCCATGGGCGACCTTGAGCTGGCGCCTCGCCTGATCCAGCAGCTTGTGACGACCCTCGAAGATCTCGAGAAAGTTCAGCCTCTTGTCGACCCATTTCGCGTAACCGGTGGCTTTGACCTCGAGGAGAACCCCCTGGTCGAAGCCATCGAAGTCCACCTCCTCGCTACCCACCTTGACGCGGTAGGCATAGCCCTTGGGCGCCCCCGTCATCTGGGATTGATAGGTCCGGGCGCTCTCGGACATGGACTCGTCCGCCTGGACCCATTTCCCCGGGGCACCAGAGCTGGGCGGCGCAGCCTGAGCACCTGCATTACCGCCGGAGCTGCCTCCCGCCGCCATGGCCACGGCGTTGGGGGCCAGCGCGATGGTGACGCCCTCGGCAGTGATGGCGGCCGACTCCACCTGAGCCAAAGCTGGGGCCGTCCAGCGGATGTTCAGCTGCGTCTCGGCCACCACCGCCGCCTGCCCGGCCCCAGGCAACTTCGGCAGCGTCGCCGCCATGCCCGAAGCCGTGTTCCCCAGGGCCACCGTGCCCAGCATGACGAAGGCTCGTGCTGCCTTCTCCCCCATCGTGTCCCCGAACTTCTCTCCGGAGGCGTAGATGCCATCGAAGGTGCTGGCCTTGTCCACTTCCTTTATCAGCACCAGCCACCCATCAATGAG encodes the following:
- a CDS encoding immunity 52 family protein, with protein sequence MIETYYAGSYWLDRPESAEACARSAERFFHLLGRCDPAWTRWYEPAGSFEKARERLFTTDAENFQKLFAQKEHRIGDGFSFHLWTGDSLEETSGVDGNCGHSSLHLPSTCVLRPYDEGLIGERVLTAPVMTEVLRAMALAWDPEWGVSTSEAHRQMAVKGFPHPGTFVGWMMYFSRLRGTVPPLPAPVRIEPVEDKGTLVILTPERFSASNPEHVALAARVHELLDRAGLLRPLQPWLTG
- a CDS encoding alpha/beta hydrolase produces the protein MRYLEHMTGGARPDERVPMIVALHPMGGDPADFLQLLRRYRRRARLILPYGHPSGGMYIWYDSVRDDVAAPLVTREADRIAAALAALVAARPTVGKPLVTGFSQGGIMTFALAVTHPEALVAAFPISGLLPPSLYPSVALSSGPRPATLPPVAAFHGASDLAVPTRGARASIAELRRAGYTAELREYAGVEHDISDEEEGEILERIGRAAAGLAAATPAP
- a CDS encoding restriction endonuclease fold toxin 5 domain-containing protein; protein product: MPRSAVLLLFVLLSGCSASRKGVVRLDTGQGDPIVHTPRRDVTPVAVSEKEFKKAVAQHAPSVPPVERPLEHARQLFGVPERSGWYSYEGRSRRLLVSEPGSTRNLRLLPENEELKRRYLLWCEHTWGGGDCLRLLVDKPFLDGDAKYALAMAIAHSKVLGAMKEELGRMVNPQAVVATVVGGLTLYAILLALPEPVSKGVAALLTLGAIGYLGWDTVWRLIDGWLVLIKEVDKASTFDGIYASGEKFGDTMGEKAARAFVMLGTVALGNTASGMAATLPKLPGAGQAAVVAETQLNIRWTAPALAQVESAAITAEGVTIALAPNAVAMAAGGSSGGNAGAQAAPPSSGAPGKWVQADESMSESARTYQSQMTGAPKGYAYRVKVGSEEVDFDGFDQGVLLEVKATGYAKWVDKRLNFLEIFEGRHKLLDQARRQLKVAHGTPIRWIVAEEKFAGALRKMFEGAGLPIEVVHVPPTPLP
- a CDS encoding YceI family protein codes for the protein MLDPENSSAQFSCKHVFTNVRGMFHKPSGTLTLDEGNLANTRANATIDVSTITTGVEERDAHLKSPDFFDVAKFPGITFASTSVSKSGATSYAMMGNLTMHGITKPVTLAVTLSPPFNHAGGIRRAVEATGAVNRKDFGLRWEFPGEGAGVVVGDNIEISIDAELVLQPEPSKGS